The following proteins come from a genomic window of Pelagicoccus albus:
- a CDS encoding FAD-binding oxidoreductase, translating into MSFQSKTVSNWGNYPLVEAEVSIPSYKSELLKDFEACDLVLARGNGRCYGDAALCSRMIDMTSYNKFLAFDEETGVVTCQAGALLADVLELSVPKGFFLPVTPGTKFVTIGGAIAADVHGKNHHVEGCFSEHVSRFELLCEDGELRECSRDENSELFWATVGGMGLTGVITEATFQLKPIESAYIRQECIKAKNIKEIMKLFDESKDWTYSVAWIDCLQKGSNQGRSIMMRGEHALLNELPEKFKKSPLNLKEKGKKTVPFFFPNITLNTLTVKAFNFLYYFKQFKKKISNFVDYDTFFYPLDSILEWNRIYGKSGFIQYQMALPLETSEEGLGELLDAIHKSGQGSFLAVLKLFGKHNPAAYNSFPIEGYTLALDFKINDKLPDLVVQLDKIVGKYKGRLYLAKDAMSSKEGFDYFRPLDAEKFNSLQRKRLFESS; encoded by the coding sequence ATGTCCTTCCAAAGTAAAACCGTATCTAATTGGGGCAATTATCCATTAGTCGAAGCCGAGGTTAGTATCCCTTCTTACAAGTCCGAACTTCTCAAGGACTTTGAGGCCTGTGATCTTGTGTTGGCCAGAGGCAATGGTCGCTGTTATGGAGACGCTGCTCTTTGTTCCAGAATGATCGATATGACGAGCTACAACAAGTTTCTTGCATTCGACGAAGAAACTGGAGTTGTGACTTGCCAGGCTGGAGCCTTGCTAGCGGACGTCCTTGAGCTGAGTGTCCCGAAAGGCTTTTTCCTGCCGGTTACCCCGGGTACTAAGTTTGTAACGATTGGCGGAGCTATCGCTGCAGATGTGCACGGGAAAAACCACCATGTGGAGGGGTGCTTTTCAGAGCATGTTTCTCGATTTGAGCTTCTTTGCGAAGATGGGGAGCTCCGCGAGTGCTCGCGCGATGAAAACTCGGAACTCTTCTGGGCTACGGTTGGAGGGATGGGCCTAACCGGTGTGATAACAGAGGCGACATTTCAGCTGAAACCGATCGAGTCGGCCTATATTCGCCAAGAGTGTATCAAGGCGAAGAATATCAAAGAGATCATGAAGCTTTTTGATGAGTCGAAGGATTGGACTTACTCTGTGGCTTGGATCGATTGCCTACAGAAAGGTTCGAACCAGGGTCGTTCTATCATGATGAGGGGAGAACATGCTCTCCTCAATGAATTGCCTGAAAAGTTCAAAAAGAGTCCTTTAAACCTTAAAGAGAAGGGGAAGAAGACTGTTCCGTTTTTCTTCCCAAATATCACGCTTAACACCCTTACGGTTAAGGCTTTCAATTTCCTTTACTATTTTAAGCAGTTCAAGAAGAAGATATCAAATTTCGTAGATTATGATACGTTTTTCTACCCGCTAGACAGTATTTTGGAGTGGAACCGAATTTACGGAAAAAGTGGTTTTATTCAGTACCAAATGGCCCTGCCACTGGAAACAAGCGAAGAGGGTCTAGGCGAATTACTGGATGCTATTCACAAGAGCGGGCAAGGTTCTTTCCTGGCTGTGCTCAAGCTTTTTGGGAAGCATAATCCAGCTGCTTACAACTCTTTCCCTATTGAGGGCTACACGCTTGCATTGGATTTTAAGATTAACGACAAACTGCCAGATCTGGTTGTTCAGCTAGACAAGATTGTTGGTAAGTACAAGGGCCGCCTCTATTTGGCAAAAGATGCGATGTCTTCGAAGGAAGGGTTTGATTATTTTCGCCCTCTGGACGCGGAGAAATTTAACTCGCTGCAACGCAAAAGGTTGTTCGAAAGCTCCTAG
- a CDS encoding glycosyltransferase family 39 protein, which yields MKTERNPILDPLLLLIVAVGVILRFYSIGSESLWQDEGTSHMFATLPMAELLGEQGKAETNPPLFYIVLNAWVSIFGESEASLRTPSAIFSILSLFFTYYSGLYLKNRRTGLIAAAISAVMVEHIYYAQEARTYTLLLLGATISVAGFSRLFANPEQAGKTIGKGFDWMAWGLYLLGTSVSLYAHNTGVFVPSSLTAAAIISFLVKPKRYGLGFAINWLIVNLAVIVIWLPWIFVILNQVSDMSSFWINMPKPMDLIKTPMQLYIPIEGSLRLLSKTAIVATGLAFLVYCWKKNKWDLLCMLFLLTGSVFIQAYLASYYQPIFIPRLFIWTLPMFALILAIGAESLRKPILIYSVSALLIAMNCIGLKDYYRKADKEYWDELALAYQALDNHKTLKLLQPADIHMPLGYYLEDADALNEESIGIVDGDPKETTYGSHLVKHLVSVDKVTAAVVGRERLLVVVRGTLNSDPTTLLSNLESEFQLTEKFRRGHIAIYEALRKNR from the coding sequence ATGAAAACTGAACGGAATCCAATCCTAGATCCCTTATTGCTCTTGATTGTGGCTGTGGGAGTAATCCTCAGATTTTACTCAATCGGATCTGAATCGCTTTGGCAGGATGAAGGAACATCTCATATGTTCGCGACGTTGCCGATGGCTGAGCTACTTGGGGAACAGGGAAAAGCAGAAACAAATCCACCCCTATTTTACATAGTACTAAACGCATGGGTTAGCATTTTTGGCGAATCCGAGGCTAGTCTCCGCACGCCGTCGGCGATATTCAGCATTCTCTCTCTATTTTTCACATACTATTCTGGGTTGTACCTCAAAAACAGGCGAACCGGACTGATCGCAGCAGCCATTTCGGCTGTCATGGTGGAACACATATACTACGCCCAAGAAGCAAGGACATATACATTGCTATTACTAGGTGCGACCATTTCGGTTGCGGGATTCTCTAGGTTGTTTGCGAACCCAGAACAGGCAGGAAAGACCATCGGAAAGGGCTTCGACTGGATGGCCTGGGGATTGTATTTACTCGGCACGAGCGTTTCACTGTATGCTCATAACACAGGAGTCTTTGTCCCCTCCTCACTAACTGCCGCAGCTATCATCAGCTTCCTTGTAAAGCCTAAACGATATGGCCTTGGCTTCGCCATTAATTGGCTAATCGTCAATCTTGCGGTAATCGTAATATGGCTTCCTTGGATCTTTGTGATTCTAAACCAAGTAAGCGACATGAGTTCATTTTGGATCAACATGCCAAAACCTATGGATCTCATAAAGACCCCGATGCAGCTCTATATACCGATCGAGGGCTCGCTAAGACTGCTTTCTAAAACCGCTATCGTCGCAACCGGATTGGCATTTTTAGTCTACTGCTGGAAAAAAAACAAATGGGACCTTCTCTGCATGTTATTTTTATTAACTGGCAGCGTCTTCATACAGGCATACCTCGCTAGCTATTATCAGCCCATATTTATTCCCAGATTATTTATATGGACGCTCCCAATGTTCGCCTTAATACTAGCGATCGGAGCTGAGTCACTGCGAAAGCCGATTTTAATATATTCGGTTTCAGCTCTACTGATCGCAATGAATTGCATAGGGCTAAAAGACTATTACCGAAAAGCGGACAAAGAATACTGGGACGAATTAGCATTAGCCTACCAGGCACTGGATAATCATAAGACCCTCAAACTTCTGCAGCCAGCTGATATACATATGCCACTGGGTTACTACCTTGAAGACGCAGATGCGTTAAACGAGGAATCGATAGGCATCGTGGACGGGGATCCGAAAGAAACGACCTACGGAAGTCATTTGGTTAAACACCTAGTGTCGGTCGATAAAGTAACCGCAGCAGTTGTGGGGCGTGAGAGACTGCTTGTAGTGGTTCGAGGAACACTGAACAGCGATCCAACGACCCTGCTCTCAAACCTAGAATCCGAATTCCAGCTCACTGAGAAATTTCGCAGAGGACACATCGCAATCTATGAGGCTTTACGCAAAAATCGCTAG
- a CDS encoding NAD-dependent epimerase/dehydratase family protein: MKHLIFGGDGFLGKELTKKLIAKGERVVVYDLKKTEECENYKSDLVTYVQMDVTKVEDFEKVDIQPEDVPYHFAARLLVPIMPRGERKEYFWTALYDGTKNVLEFLERNNCKRMIYYTTDMVYGHTVHHPRFEDHPRAPLGPYGDAKLETEFLCENFREKGFNISIFRPRLIIGPGRLGILEKLFKLIDANLPVPTIGNGKNYYQFISVSDCANAVICAVEKGIPNEAFNLGSLNPPTVNDLLKKLIKHANSKSFLIPTPAGLVKFTLDMFDRVGKPIMDPEQYLIADETCVLDVSKGERLLGWVPQDTDEDMLIAAYKTYREGLEKA, from the coding sequence ATGAAACACCTAATATTTGGCGGAGATGGTTTTCTCGGTAAAGAGTTGACCAAAAAACTGATAGCAAAAGGCGAGAGGGTTGTTGTTTACGACCTGAAAAAAACCGAGGAATGCGAAAATTATAAAAGCGACCTCGTGACCTACGTTCAGATGGACGTCACTAAAGTCGAAGACTTTGAAAAAGTAGACATCCAGCCCGAAGACGTACCCTACCACTTCGCAGCCAGACTATTGGTTCCCATCATGCCACGAGGTGAGCGAAAAGAATATTTCTGGACCGCCCTGTACGACGGTACCAAAAATGTATTGGAGTTCCTCGAGCGCAACAATTGTAAGCGGATGATCTACTACACGACCGACATGGTCTACGGCCATACCGTGCATCATCCGAGATTCGAGGATCACCCACGCGCGCCGCTGGGCCCTTACGGAGATGCCAAGCTCGAGACCGAATTCCTCTGCGAAAATTTCCGTGAGAAAGGATTCAATATCTCAATTTTCCGTCCCCGACTCATCATCGGACCGGGCCGACTGGGCATCCTTGAAAAGCTTTTCAAACTCATCGATGCAAACCTGCCCGTTCCAACAATCGGAAACGGAAAAAACTACTACCAGTTTATATCCGTAAGCGACTGTGCGAACGCAGTTATCTGTGCGGTGGAAAAGGGTATTCCCAACGAAGCCTTCAACCTTGGCTCCCTAAATCCTCCAACCGTAAACGATCTGCTCAAAAAGCTAATCAAGCACGCGAACAGCAAATCATTCCTCATCCCCACCCCAGCTGGACTCGTTAAGTTTACTTTGGATATGTTTGACCGCGTCGGCAAACCGATCATGGACCCAGAACAATATCTCATCGCCGATGAAACCTGTGTTTTGGATGTTTCAAAGGGCGAGCGTCTACTCGGTTGGGTACCACAAGACACCGACGAGGATATGCTGATCGCGGCCTACAAGACCTACCGCGAAGGGCTTGAAAAGGCCTAG
- a CDS encoding acyltransferase family protein, with translation MSSFIRYRPEIDGLRALSVLAVFIFHIDSGMLEGGFLGVDVFFVISGFLITSIILRSVEQGRFTLGGFWIRRIKRLYPALFANLFFVVIAGNYVLMNPERSDLFGQSIAAVFSFSNIFLYLTTGNYWSNSSESIALLHTWSLSLEEQFYIVFPLLVLLLYKLSRKAILPFFIVLAFVSFGVSIYQTPLDQSAAFYLLPARMWELLVGSVVAMVGPATLVRILGSRLASLASLGGLCLIVASFCVISYNDYFPGYRAAIPCLGAALVLAFGTADPVGKAILGIAPVNYIGRISYSLYLWHWPIIVFSRFLSPDPNVVWVVLLTFASAALSYHFVETPFRTGTRRHLVVVGVAPLFLAGFALPLALKTSSPGVPDHLREFEDHYVIDTEFEIDATESILESGEGVGSHTHEGEVDILIVGDSHAEALVRAIYQYAEENALSLENLAVPGVSITDDGPKPNRSYAGELNEMRLQRLSSIKARVGILAEAWVWDVGRENFDVVLSNYIKLLSQNCDEVHVLSQVPMVDLPKTHEKALNKYALALSRSGQDLSFEGSSHISEINETVRGRVEKLGLPNVGFIDIYPYLKTEEGGVLVVHDEGVLYSDYYHVNDRGAERLLNELLESRFEAALSE, from the coding sequence ATGAGCAGCTTTATTCGTTACAGACCAGAAATTGATGGCCTTAGGGCTTTGTCGGTGCTTGCGGTTTTCATTTTCCACATCGATTCGGGAATGCTCGAGGGAGGATTCCTCGGCGTTGATGTTTTTTTTGTGATCTCTGGATTTCTGATCACGTCCATTATTCTTAGAAGCGTAGAGCAAGGTCGTTTTACGCTAGGAGGATTTTGGATAAGGCGAATTAAACGACTTTATCCGGCTTTGTTCGCCAATCTGTTCTTTGTGGTCATAGCAGGGAACTACGTGCTGATGAACCCAGAGAGGTCGGATTTGTTTGGGCAATCGATCGCGGCTGTATTTTCGTTTTCGAATATCTTCCTCTATCTAACCACGGGGAATTATTGGTCCAACAGCTCTGAGAGTATCGCGTTGCTTCATACTTGGTCCTTATCGTTGGAAGAACAGTTCTATATTGTTTTTCCTCTTCTGGTGCTGCTTCTCTACAAACTTAGTAGAAAAGCCATATTGCCATTTTTTATCGTGTTAGCCTTCGTCAGCTTCGGCGTTTCGATATATCAAACTCCATTGGATCAGAGTGCGGCTTTTTATCTCTTGCCGGCTCGGATGTGGGAGCTCCTTGTTGGAAGTGTAGTGGCGATGGTGGGGCCTGCAACATTGGTGCGGATTTTGGGTTCCAGATTGGCTTCGTTAGCTTCTTTGGGAGGGCTCTGCCTCATCGTTGCCTCTTTTTGCGTAATTAGCTATAACGATTATTTTCCAGGTTACCGTGCTGCTATTCCCTGTTTAGGGGCTGCTCTGGTCCTTGCGTTCGGGACAGCTGATCCTGTGGGTAAGGCTATTCTGGGGATTGCTCCTGTAAACTACATCGGTCGTATCTCGTATTCTTTGTATCTATGGCATTGGCCGATAATCGTTTTTTCGAGATTTCTCAGTCCGGATCCCAATGTCGTCTGGGTCGTTTTGCTGACTTTCGCTTCAGCGGCCCTAAGCTATCATTTTGTTGAGACCCCCTTCAGGACAGGAACGAGGAGGCATCTAGTGGTTGTGGGAGTTGCCCCTCTTTTTTTGGCAGGTTTTGCTCTGCCGTTGGCCCTTAAGACCTCCAGTCCCGGTGTGCCAGATCATCTGAGGGAGTTTGAAGATCACTATGTGATAGACACTGAGTTTGAGATAGATGCCACCGAATCCATTCTTGAGAGCGGAGAGGGGGTTGGGTCCCACACTCACGAAGGCGAGGTTGATATTTTAATTGTTGGTGATTCGCATGCCGAAGCGTTGGTCAGAGCTATCTACCAATACGCTGAGGAAAACGCTCTTAGCTTGGAGAATCTGGCTGTCCCCGGTGTTTCAATCACAGATGACGGCCCGAAGCCAAATCGATCTTACGCGGGTGAACTGAACGAAATGAGGCTCCAGCGCCTAAGTTCTATCAAAGCTCGCGTGGGGATTCTCGCGGAAGCCTGGGTATGGGATGTCGGCCGAGAAAATTTTGATGTGGTGCTATCCAATTACATCAAATTACTCAGCCAAAATTGTGATGAGGTGCACGTCCTCTCCCAAGTCCCAATGGTCGATCTTCCTAAGACGCATGAAAAAGCTCTTAACAAGTATGCGCTCGCTCTCTCTCGGTCAGGCCAGGATCTATCTTTTGAAGGTTCGTCTCATATTTCGGAAATTAATGAAACCGTGAGAGGTCGGGTTGAGAAACTTGGTCTTCCGAATGTAGGCTTTATCGACATCTACCCCTACCTGAAGACGGAGGAGGGCGGGGTTTTGGTCGTTCACGATGAGGGAGTGCTCTATTCTGACTACTATCATGTAAATGATAGAGGTGCGGAACGTTTGTTGAACGAGCTTTTGGAGAGTCGATTTGAAGCAGCACTCAGTGAGTGA
- a CDS encoding sulfotransferase domain-containing protein has product MRKKIKAKFFDVSRPTILKANSLLKNYKEIVWLIGDGRSGTTWVSDLINHDKQYREMFEPFHPKYVRSFAFIDPHHYIKKGEENERLKDLLSRVFSGRYTHERIDSENNSLVYKGIIVKDIFANLLSHWATSHFPHVKPVLLIRNPFAVAVSKYKKSDWYWAIEPRHLLDQENLHQDYLLPFENIIKKVSDEKNHILNLILIWSIINYVPLRQFKREKLHICHYENVYLNPEQEILKVLKFVRGKNDIPNFHLPKHVINRPSRVVGKHSNMLSSTNPITTWKSELTPRLISEGMKILESFGLERLYDENSMPNLEAFEEIQNRV; this is encoded by the coding sequence ATGAGAAAGAAGATTAAGGCTAAATTTTTTGATGTATCACGTCCGACCATTCTCAAAGCGAACTCCCTGCTGAAAAACTATAAAGAGATAGTCTGGCTTATTGGCGACGGACGAAGCGGAACTACATGGGTGTCAGATCTTATCAATCACGATAAGCAGTACCGGGAAATGTTCGAGCCATTCCATCCTAAGTACGTCAGAAGCTTCGCCTTCATCGATCCGCACCATTACATAAAAAAGGGGGAAGAAAACGAGCGACTCAAAGACCTCCTTTCCCGAGTTTTTAGCGGGAGATATACCCACGAGCGAATCGACTCTGAAAACAACTCCCTGGTGTACAAGGGGATCATCGTGAAGGATATTTTCGCAAACCTCTTGAGCCACTGGGCTACTTCACACTTTCCCCACGTAAAACCAGTGTTGCTCATTCGCAACCCCTTCGCGGTTGCCGTTTCGAAATACAAGAAATCAGATTGGTACTGGGCCATCGAGCCCCGACACTTGCTCGATCAGGAAAACCTGCATCAGGACTACCTGTTACCGTTTGAGAACATCATCAAAAAGGTCAGTGATGAGAAAAACCACATCCTGAACCTCATCCTAATTTGGTCCATAATCAACTATGTGCCTTTGAGGCAATTCAAGCGCGAAAAGCTCCATATTTGCCATTACGAAAACGTATACCTAAATCCCGAACAGGAAATACTAAAGGTCCTAAAATTCGTTAGAGGAAAAAACGACATCCCAAACTTTCACCTTCCCAAACACGTTATAAATCGCCCCAGCCGAGTGGTAGGAAAGCACAGCAATATGCTATCTTCAACAAATCCAATAACCACTTGGAAAAGCGAGCTAACTCCGCGACTGATTAGCGAAGGGATGAAGATACTTGAAAGTTTCGGACTCGAACGGTTGTACGACGAAAATTCAATGCCGAATTTAGAGGCGTTTGAAGAAATACAGAACCGAGTCTGA
- a CDS encoding glycosyltransferase family A protein: MKDPLKKSVSFCISCKDRLSYIQSTLPVNLEQNRKDKAMVEFVLADLGSKDGLTEWVVSNFSKEIDEGYLRLIYTEGMPKFHMALAKNTAHAYSTGEILTSLDADNFTGPRGGKFVYDCFKKHNFETILHQFSGSWRDGTCGRMSYNRKHFIGVGGYDEQLEPFGHDDLDILGRLKAKYSLKVSTGLDSIFRRLYFRKIKKLKSHPRYNRAIESPPTGGEDYRQDMTKRNRVLSDKNIAEGNYQANGGKIGITEGVKLWHRGEYIPCEPTTL; encoded by the coding sequence ATGAAGGACCCACTCAAAAAGTCCGTGTCGTTTTGCATCTCCTGCAAGGATCGACTGAGTTACATTCAGAGCACTCTGCCCGTAAATCTGGAACAAAACAGAAAGGACAAAGCGATGGTCGAGTTTGTCCTCGCCGATTTGGGAAGTAAAGACGGGCTCACGGAATGGGTGGTCTCCAACTTCAGTAAAGAAATAGATGAAGGTTACCTTCGTCTTATCTACACAGAGGGAATGCCAAAATTCCACATGGCTCTGGCAAAAAACACCGCACACGCTTACTCAACCGGCGAGATTCTCACGAGCTTGGACGCTGACAACTTCACCGGACCAAGGGGAGGTAAATTTGTCTACGACTGCTTTAAAAAGCACAATTTTGAGACAATTCTTCACCAATTCAGTGGGTCATGGAGAGACGGTACTTGCGGAAGAATGTCCTATAACCGAAAACACTTCATAGGAGTAGGAGGCTACGATGAGCAACTAGAGCCTTTTGGGCACGACGACCTAGATATTCTGGGAAGGCTGAAGGCCAAGTACTCCCTAAAGGTCTCAACTGGGCTAGATAGCATTTTTCGGCGGCTCTATTTCAGAAAAATAAAGAAGCTCAAAAGTCACCCCAGATACAATCGAGCCATCGAATCGCCCCCCACTGGCGGAGAGGACTATCGTCAAGACATGACGAAAAGAAATCGCGTTTTGAGCGACAAAAATATCGCCGAAGGAAATTACCAAGCCAACGGTGGGAAAATTGGTATTACGGAAGGTGTGAAGTTATGGCATCGCGGTGAATATATACCATGCGAACCGACAACACTTTAA
- a CDS encoding archaeosortase/exosortase family protein has protein sequence MSQNSRPDFETPVSKNRLWIFAATNLAVFLAYLPLLFPMYAYSFGVDLYSHLVLIPVISIVLGVMDWRDQSIAVSETSAKSAPPSKLSMMLAVACLVLAGIALQIHFKFKSDWNSVGLVENSYSAAAWSWIFVVWAASFLLLPSTLLKFWRFHLAFLAFAAPFPIPVTEAIQSFFQHVSAEAAYLLIKWSGIPIYKEGLLFEMPTIAMEVAPQCSGLRSSLVLFIVSTVASYLFLKTTWKRSLLVLLVVPVGIFRNAFRIWILALQCYHIGPEMIHGWFHKHGGQPLFAVTLIPFFAVLYFLRKSEPTQIEPEKRDSAEEKI, from the coding sequence ATGTCACAGAATTCGCGACCGGATTTCGAAACACCCGTAAGCAAAAACAGGTTGTGGATTTTCGCTGCCACGAACTTAGCCGTTTTTCTAGCGTACCTTCCGCTCCTGTTCCCCATGTACGCCTACAGTTTCGGAGTGGACCTGTACTCGCACTTAGTTCTCATACCAGTTATTTCGATCGTCCTCGGAGTGATGGATTGGAGGGACCAGAGCATTGCGGTAAGCGAGACTTCTGCCAAATCCGCCCCCCCCTCAAAGCTGAGCATGATGCTCGCAGTGGCCTGTTTGGTCCTCGCAGGAATAGCACTCCAGATACACTTCAAATTCAAATCGGACTGGAACAGCGTTGGCTTGGTAGAAAATAGCTACTCAGCAGCTGCTTGGTCGTGGATTTTCGTCGTTTGGGCCGCATCCTTCCTTCTGTTGCCTTCCACCCTCTTAAAATTCTGGCGATTTCATCTGGCATTTCTGGCGTTCGCAGCCCCCTTCCCCATTCCGGTCACAGAAGCGATACAGAGCTTCTTCCAACATGTCTCTGCCGAAGCGGCCTACCTGCTGATCAAGTGGTCTGGAATTCCCATTTACAAAGAGGGACTCCTATTTGAAATGCCGACAATCGCTATGGAAGTCGCACCACAATGCAGTGGTCTGCGCTCTAGCTTAGTGCTCTTCATAGTGAGCACCGTGGCGTCCTACCTATTCCTGAAGACAACTTGGAAACGAAGCCTTCTCGTCCTGCTTGTCGTTCCCGTGGGCATCTTCAGAAACGCGTTTCGAATTTGGATATTGGCCCTACAGTGCTATCATATTGGCCCAGAAATGATCCACGGCTGGTTTCACAAACACGGGGGGCAACCATTGTTCGCAGTGACCTTGATCCCCTTTTTCGCAGTTCTCTACTTTCTCCGAAAAAGCGAACCAACTCAAATAGAGCCCGAAAAAAGAGATTCTGCTGAAGAGAAAATATAG